From Plasmodium brasilianum strain Bolivian I chromosome 3, whole genome shotgun sequence, the proteins below share one genomic window:
- a CDS encoding ag-1 blood stage membrane protein-like protein: MFGTKFILNIFKNKFNDLSTKCVTFIIKSYKRTCPHISDFEPFASMYYFSGLHNYRTFYLLIKINEIFNINKYKQIYIIFSTDKYDFQTDEISTNKKNRIHIDQRVDIKIRQCDETLKVDLFTTKLTKKVHIGQIKIDINSSVVMKSFPKNEWLAVEKDKFVCFKDGQEICKVQMSFYKIQKYACPNECMFIQDGLEIWKNKSKGMSKKKINLQDIHKEFNDDDKNLSLINEDTDINDISLMQKLRLISFVLEQEICVFDFYAYVPKYMSAKEIMGEWFLCFLCFKDSREEETINIETIIERNIHRDINIPLLNILRIVIDKKNETNANIIYTYENEKYNLSIHSEHHLSYIIDAITIFTNELKVLKESYGEKLQLRKNMIVQESIMKKLIGKKRVSSPRFRRSLPKSVHKMIREMYVEKSSYENTEKRKEEFLHGVSVKEGTPEKLEKRNDETINDLSAEGSTDQKIEPKKGELVKSELSEHYDKNEVKDDVYIGH; the protein is encoded by the exons aTGTTTGGaactaaatttattttaaatatttttaaaaacaaatttaatgACTTATCAACAAAATGTGTAacctttattattaaaagttataaaaGAACTTGTCCGCACATAAGTGATTTCGAGCCTTTTg CTTCTATGTACTATTTCAGCGGTTTGCATAATTATAGAACCTTTTATCTgctcataaaaataaacgaaatctttaatataaataaatacaaacaaatatacattatattcaGTACGGACAAGTATGATTTTCAAACTGATG AAATTTcgactaataaaaaaaataggataCACATTGATCAAAGGGTGGACATAAAAATTAGGCAGTGCGATGAGACCTTAAAAGTTGATTTATTCACaacaaaattaacaaaaaaagttcatatcggtcaaataaaaatagatattaACTCAAGTGTTGTTATGAAGTCGTTTCCAAAGAACGAGTGGTTAGCAGTAGAAAAGGATAA GTTCGTATGTTTCAAAGATGGACAAGAAATATGCAAAGTGCAAAtgtctttttataaaa TTCAAAAATATGCGTGCCCTAATGAATGCATGTTCATACAAGATGGCTTAGAgatatggaaaaataaatcgAAAGGTAtgagtaaaaagaaaattaatcTTCAGGATATCCACAAAGAGTTTAATGATGATGACAAAAATCTGTCACTGATAAATGAAGATAcg GATATCAATGATATAAGTTTGATGCAAAAACTGAGGCTAATAAGTTTTGTGTTAGAACAAgaaatatgtgtatttgATTTTTACGCATATGTGCCTAAGTACATGTCAGCAAAGGAAATAATGG GGGAGTGGTTTCTCTGCTTCCTGTGCTTCAAAGATAGCAGAGAAGAAGAAACAATCAACATAGAAACAATAATTGAAAGGAATATTCACAGAGACATAAATATCcctttattaaatatacttaGGATAGTTattgacaaaaaaaatgaaactaatgctaatattatttatacgtaCGAAAATGAGAAATACAATTTGAGTATACATTCAGAACACCACCTTTCGTATATCATTGATGctataacaatttttacaaatgaa cTAAAAGTTTTAAAAGAATCTTATGGAGAAAAATTGCAGCTtcgaaaaaatatgatagtGCAAGAAAGTatcatgaaaaaattaatag gaaaaaaaagagtgtCTTCCCCTAGATTTCGTCGCAGTTTACCAAAGAGTGTGCATAAAATGATAAGAGAAATGTACGTAGAAAAAAGCAGCTACGAAAATACGGAAAAACGAAAAGAAGAATTTCTTCATGGTGTATCAGTAAAAGAGGGTACCCCtgaaaaattggaaaaaagaaatgacgAAACAATAAACGATTTATCAGCAGAAGGAAGTACTGATCAAAAAATAGAACCCAAAAAAGGTGAACTTGTAAAAAGTGAATTATCAGAACATTATGACAAAAACGAGGTAAAAGATGATGTTTACATAGGTCATtaa